Proteins encoded within one genomic window of Candidatus Syntrophocurvum alkaliphilum:
- the fsa gene encoding fructose-6-phosphate aldolase codes for MRIFIDSANIEEINEINQMGFLEGVTTNPSLVAKEKRDYSQVIKEICEIVDGPISAEVISLNYNEMVEEAKKLAAIHSNVVIKIPMTQEGLKAIKTLNELEIQTNATLVFSANQALLAARAGASFVSPFLGRIDDHGNSGLNVLDDIMIVFDQYMIETEVISASIRHPMHVVESAKLGSHIATIPYKIIKQMISHPLTDLGIEKFLSDWKQAF; via the coding sequence TTGAGAATTTTTATTGATTCTGCTAATATAGAAGAGATAAATGAAATTAATCAAATGGGATTTCTAGAAGGTGTAACAACTAATCCTAGCTTAGTAGCAAAGGAAAAAAGAGATTATTCTCAAGTTATAAAAGAGATATGTGAAATTGTTGATGGACCTATTAGTGCAGAGGTAATAAGCTTAAATTATAATGAAATGGTTGAAGAAGCTAAAAAGTTAGCAGCTATTCACTCTAATGTTGTAATAAAAATTCCCATGACACAAGAGGGATTAAAAGCTATTAAAACCTTAAACGAATTGGAAATACAAACTAATGCAACTTTAGTTTTTTCAGCTAACCAAGCTTTGTTAGCTGCTAGAGCAGGAGCAAGTTTTGTTAGTCCTTTTTTGGGGAGAATAGATGACCATGGAAATAGTGGTTTAAACGTATTAGATGATATAATGATAGTATTTGATCAATATATGATTGAAACAGAAGTTATTTCGGCTAGTATAAGGCATCCTATGCATGTCGTAGAATCTGCTAAACTAGGCTCGCATATTGCTACCATACCTTATAAAATTATCAAACAAATGATATCGCATCCTCTTACGGATTTAGGAATAGAGAAATTTTTAAGTGACTGGAAACAGGCATTTTAG
- the glpX gene encoding class II fructose-bisphosphatase, whose product MERELALEFARVTEAAALAAARWVGKGNKDSADEAAVTAMRVMFDTVSVDGTVVIGEGEMDEAPMLFIGEKVGLGVPPAVDIAVDPLEGTTIVAKGMPNAIAVLAVAPQGSLLHAPDMYMNKIAVGPEAKGRISLEAPVKENIQEVAKALDKSVSEVTVVILDRPRHETIIEEIRSAGARIRLISDGDISPAVAAGYGNTEVDILMGIGGAPEGVITAAALKCMGGDFQAKLRPENDEEKQRCKEMGISDINKIFTIDELVKSDDAIFVATGITDSFLLKGVRYSKRRAITETIVMRSTSGTIRHIQANHDLNRKPLFKDNRIKLKMD is encoded by the coding sequence ATGGAAAGAGAATTAGCTTTAGAGTTTGCAAGGGTAACTGAAGCTGCTGCCCTTGCTGCTGCTCGTTGGGTCGGTAAAGGAAACAAAGATTCAGCCGATGAAGCTGCTGTTACAGCTATGAGGGTTATGTTTGATACAGTATCGGTAGATGGTACAGTAGTAATAGGGGAAGGAGAAATGGATGAAGCTCCTATGCTTTTTATAGGAGAAAAAGTTGGGTTAGGTGTACCTCCTGCTGTAGATATTGCAGTTGATCCATTAGAAGGTACAACAATTGTTGCTAAAGGAATGCCCAATGCTATAGCTGTATTAGCAGTTGCTCCACAAGGATCTTTGCTTCATGCTCCTGATATGTATATGAATAAAATAGCTGTAGGTCCCGAAGCGAAGGGACGTATATCTCTTGAAGCACCTGTTAAGGAAAATATTCAAGAAGTAGCTAAAGCCTTAGACAAATCAGTGAGTGAAGTTACCGTAGTTATTTTAGATCGTCCTCGTCATGAAACAATAATTGAAGAGATTAGAAGTGCAGGAGCAAGAATAAGGTTAATAAGTGATGGGGATATATCACCAGCAGTTGCTGCTGGTTATGGCAATACAGAGGTTGATATACTAATGGGTATAGGTGGAGCACCTGAAGGTGTAATTACTGCAGCTGCATTAAAGTGTATGGGTGGAGATTTTCAAGCAAAGCTAAGACCCGAAAATGATGAAGAAAAACAAAGATGTAAAGAGATGGGGATTAGTGATATTAATAAAATCTTTACCATAGACGAACTAGTAAAATCAGATGATGCTATTTTTGTAGCAACTGGAATTACAGATTCTTTTTTATTGAAAGGGGTAAGATACTCAAAAAGAAGGGCAATAACTGAAACTATTGTTATGAGAAGCACATCAGGTACAATTAGACACATACAGGCTAATCATGATCTTAATAGAAAACCATTGTTTAAGGATAACCGTATTAAGTTAAAAATGGATTAA
- the rho gene encoding transcription termination factor Rho — MNISELDNKTMLELYQIARELNLSGYSRLRKKELVFEITKAVTHSDQLLTAQGVLEIMPDGYGFLRPFAYLPSKDDIYVSPSQIRKFDLRTGDRVSGQVRSPKDNERFFAMLKVQSVNNFPPEDSVKRIYFDSLTPLYPTEKLKLETESKELSTRMIDLVSPIGRGQRGLIVAPPKAGKTMLLQKIAQGITKNHPDVEVIILLVDERPEEVTDMQRSTQCEVVSSAFDEPPENHVKVTDMVLERAKRLVEHKKDVVILMDSITRLGRAHNLVIPPSGRTLSGGLDPASLNKPKRFFGAARNIEEGGSLTIIATALVETGSRMDEVIFEEFKGTGNMELVLDRKLSERRIFPAIDLKRSGTRKEELLFTDEEMDLMLNLRNAFSEYNSVETMQIMMDTMKKTKSNDDLLRAAPIVFGKKEYAKNAYQ; from the coding sequence ATGAATATCTCTGAACTAGATAATAAAACAATGTTAGAACTTTATCAAATCGCTAGGGAGTTAAACCTATCAGGATACTCACGTTTACGCAAAAAGGAACTGGTTTTCGAAATTACCAAAGCGGTAACCCATTCTGATCAATTACTTACTGCCCAAGGGGTATTAGAAATAATGCCTGATGGCTATGGGTTTTTAAGGCCTTTTGCATATTTGCCTAGCAAGGATGATATTTATGTATCTCCGTCACAGATTAGGAAATTTGACTTACGAACTGGTGACAGGGTAAGTGGACAGGTTAGATCACCAAAAGATAATGAGCGTTTTTTTGCTATGTTAAAGGTACAATCTGTAAACAACTTTCCCCCTGAAGATTCAGTAAAAAGGATTTATTTTGATAGTCTCACTCCTTTGTATCCAACTGAGAAGCTTAAATTAGAAACAGAATCTAAAGAATTGTCTACTCGAATGATTGATTTAGTTTCTCCTATAGGTAGGGGACAGCGTGGTTTAATAGTTGCTCCCCCTAAAGCTGGTAAAACTATGCTATTACAAAAAATAGCCCAAGGCATAACAAAAAACCATCCCGATGTTGAAGTTATAATTTTACTAGTTGATGAAAGGCCTGAAGAAGTTACAGATATGCAGCGGTCAACACAATGTGAAGTAGTTTCTTCTGCATTCGATGAACCACCAGAAAATCATGTTAAAGTAACTGATATGGTACTAGAAAGAGCCAAAAGGCTAGTTGAACATAAAAAAGATGTGGTCATTTTAATGGATAGTATAACACGTCTAGGTAGAGCGCATAATTTAGTTATCCCTCCAAGTGGAAGAACCTTATCAGGTGGTCTAGATCCAGCCTCGTTGAATAAACCTAAAAGATTTTTTGGAGCAGCTAGAAATATAGAAGAAGGTGGAAGTCTAACCATAATTGCTACAGCTTTAGTGGAAACGGGTTCAAGAATGGATGAGGTTATTTTTGAAGAATTTAAAGGAACAGGAAATATGGAGCTAGTGTTAGATAGAAAGTTATCTGAACGTCGTATTTTCCCAGCTATAGATCTCAAGAGATCTGGAACTCGCAAAGAGGAACTTCTTTTTACAGATGAAGAAATGGACCTTATGTTGAACTTAAGGAATGCATTTAGTGAGTATAATAGTGTAGAAACTATGCAAATTATGATGGATACAATGAAAAAAACTAAATCAAATGATGATTTACTGAGGGCTGCTCCGATAGTATTTGGCAAAAAAGAATATGCAAAAAATGCATATCAATAG
- a CDS encoding peptidoglycan DD-metalloendopeptidase family protein has protein sequence MKRWLTAIIICTFIFSLIVNPAGARLIEGGFTPYSDTKATSTDSGIKMYKVESGDTLWSIASTYNVSLDEIMLINNMDESTVLTIGQRIEIPYSRSRVHVVGKGETMWEIADRYGVRVDKILQANTDKSPTRLRVGDRLIIPDSSYKLASTNNNSVATASTSRGVTTASSGMGWPLVGTITSPYGWRNSGFHHGLDIAGNIGDPIRAATSGTVSFVGYKSLYGNTVIIDHPNGRSTLYAHASTFHVQNGQQVGQGDIIAEVGVTGRTTGPHVHFEVRKNGNTYDPLNYLRY, from the coding sequence ATGAAAAGGTGGTTAACTGCCATTATAATATGCACCTTTATTTTTAGTTTAATTGTAAATCCAGCAGGTGCTAGACTTATAGAAGGTGGGTTTACTCCTTATTCTGATACAAAAGCTACTTCTACAGATAGTGGCATTAAAATGTACAAAGTAGAAAGTGGAGATACTTTATGGAGCATAGCATCTACTTATAATGTTAGTTTAGATGAAATAATGCTGATAAATAATATGGATGAAAGTACCGTACTTACTATTGGTCAGAGAATAGAAATACCTTACAGTAGGTCTCGGGTTCATGTTGTAGGAAAAGGAGAAACTATGTGGGAGATAGCAGATAGATATGGTGTAAGAGTAGATAAAATTTTACAGGCTAATACTGATAAATCTCCTACAAGACTAAGAGTGGGAGATAGACTGATAATTCCTGATAGCTCTTATAAGCTTGCAAGTACTAATAACAATTCTGTTGCTACTGCTTCAACATCAAGAGGTGTAACTACGGCTTCTAGTGGAATGGGATGGCCACTCGTGGGAACTATAACTTCCCCGTATGGTTGGAGAAATTCAGGGTTTCATCATGGGCTAGATATTGCCGGAAACATAGGAGACCCTATTAGAGCTGCTACTAGTGGGACAGTATCGTTTGTAGGCTATAAATCTCTTTATGGGAATACAGTAATTATAGATCATCCAAATGGTAGAAGTACTTTATATGCTCATGCGAGTACTTTTCATGTGCAAAATGGCCAACAAGTAGGTCAGGGTGATATTATTGCTGAGGTTGGAGTAACAGGAAGAACAACAGGTCCGCATGTGCACTTTGAAGTAAGAAAGAACGGGAATACTTATGACCCATTAAACTATTTGCGATACTAA